TCCACGGGGGGAAATTCGCCTCTACAAGGAATTGTCAATCAGCTGAGGGGTTGGGTGGCGCAGGCGCAAACCCTGTTAACCTGTCGGCTGAATGTTTGGCAGGCGAACGATCGGGTAGTGCCGAATTGTGATGTTTATCGCACCCTGGATTTTGAAGAGCCGCAGGTGGGGGAGTTTATTGGGGAGTGGTTTGCTAGGGCGGGGAAACCCCAGTTAGGGAAGCAGTTACGAGAGAAGTTGGGCGAGTCGGGGCAGGAACGGATTCGGGATTTGATTAGAAATCCTTTGCGGTTGGCGCTGTTGTGTCAAACCTGGGCGGTGAAGCAAGGGGAATTGCCGAAGACGAAGGCGACGCTTTACCAGCGATTTCGAGAAGATTTCTATGAGTGGAAAAAAAATGAGTTTCCCATCAGCTGGCAGCAACGGCAGGAGTTGAATGCAGCATTGGGAAGGTTGGCGGTTGCGGCAATTGAGAAGCAGACACCGCTGAGGGAGTCGCTGGCATATCAGGTGATGGGGGAATCTCTGTTTGAGTTAGCGCAGCGTATTGGTTGGCTAAATCTGGTGTACCGAGATGGGGAAACCGATGAACCTGTCTATGCGTTCTATCATCTGACGTTTCAGGAATATTTTGCAGCGCTGGCAATTGACGATTGGCACTTTTTCTTGACTCATGACAATGACAATCCTCAACCGTTACCGGGGAATATTTACCGCATTTTTGAGCCGCAGTGGAAAGAGGTAATTTTGCTATGGCTGGGGCGAGACAAGAGAGAAGTAGCAGATGAGCAGAAAGAGGGGTTTATTCAGGGATTGCTAGGGTTTGAAGATGGGTGTGCGGAAGTCTTTCATAGACATCGATATAAAGGATTTTATGAGTTTCGAGCCTATTTTCTAGCCTCAGATGGGGTTGCTGAATTTCAGGATTGTATCAAGGTAAATGAAATCGTAGAGCAAATCGTTAAGTGGGGCTTTGGCTTTTTCAACATTGACAAACAAGAGTGGCAGACATATCTCGAAGCGATTGCAGTGGGAGCGAGAGCATCACTATTGCAGACTAATTATGATATAGCTGTTAACAAACTAATTGACTTATTAGAAACTACTGAAAATGATAATACCCGTAAGAGTGCCGCTGAAACTTTGGGAAAAATTGACCCTGGCAACGAACAGGCGATCGCGACTTTAGTCAGAATTATGGAAGCTACAAATAAGGATATCTGTAGGAGTGCTGCTGAAAGTTTGGGGCAAATCGGTACTGGTAACGAACAGGCAATCACTGCTTTAGTCAGTATTTTGGAAACTACATATGAAGATGATTCTATCCATATCTATAGTTTTGATATTTTGGAGAAAATTGGTACTGGCAACGAACAGGCGATTGCGGCTTTAGTCAAAATTGTGGAAACTAATAAAATTACAAAAATCCGTTGGCGTGCCGCTGAAACTTTGGGGCAAATTGGTACTGGCAACGAACAGGCGATTGCGACTTTAGCCAGAATTGTAGAAACTACTGAAGATGATTATACCCGTTGGAATACCGCTAGCAGTTTGGGGCAACTTGATCCTGGCAACGAACAGGCGATCGCGGCTTTAGTCAAAATTCTGGAAACTACTGAAGATGATTTGAATCGTTGCTTTGCCGCTTCCAGCTTAGGGGAGATTGGCATTGGTAACGAACAAGCAATTACTGCTTTAGTCAGAATTTTGGAATCTACTGAAGATAAGCATATCAGTATGATTGCTGCTGACAGTTTGGGAATAATTGATCCTGGCAACGGACAGGCAATCGCTGCTTTACTCAGAATTTTGGAAACTACTGAAGATAATTTTACCCGTAGGCGTGCTGCTGACAGTTTAGGGAAAATTGGCATTGGCAATCAACAGGCAATCGCTGCTTTAGTCAGAATTCTGGAACCTACTGAAAATGATTTTATGCGTTGGAGAGCCGCTTACAGTTTAGGGAAAATTGGCACTGGCAATCAACAGGCAATCGCGGCTTTAGTCAGAATTTTGGAAACTACTGAAGATGGAGATACCCGTTCGATAGCCGCTAGCAGTTTGGGGGAAATTGTCACTGGCGACCGAGGCGTGATTGCGGCTTTAGTCAGAATTCTGGAAACTACTGAAAATAAGGATACCTGTGGGAGAGCCGCTGACAGTTTGGGAAAAATTGTGGAAAATGACCAGATGCCCTCAGTTGTCTCAGCTTTGCAGCACTACCTCACCGATGAAGTCTATGAAAGGAATTTTGACCTGTTCGAGAATTGTCACAAAATTATCTGGCAGTGCGCTCAAACTCTGCCTTACCCAACCTTTTATCAAGCTTGGCATCATCTACCTATCACTCCCCATCCAGAAGTTGCAGAAACTACCGAAGTTGGTTTCACTCCCTTGACTCAATGCCACAATTTGGCAGTATTCCCCGAACTTCTTCACGCTGCCATTAACAAAGATCCTCAGATGTGGGACAAAGTACAACCCATTTGCATCGACAGCAGCAAATTCGAGAACCCAGATAACCCCGCCTCGGAAATTTACGCCGAGATGGTGATGCAAGGCTGTCCCGAACGTCAGAATGGGGAACCGGAAACGATGCAAGCTCTCAAAGTTTATTGTCAGCTAAAATGCCAGGAAGTCTTCCTAATTTTTTACGAAGATACAAGCGGCGAACCACCCAAAGGCTTCAGTCAAACTTTCCTCACATCTCTGAGCAAATTTCATAACGCGAGGAGAATTTGTGTAGTGAGCAAACAGCCTTGTAATCTCCAAGCATTCTCTCTCAGTCACCCGAATTTAGTTGCCGATATTGTGAGTTGGATTAGAGAGAAGATGATGGAAGAATAAAGCGCGATCGCTAATTTATTACAATAGTACCAAAGGCGTTATAAAAAGATTATGACTACTAAATTAATTATTAACCCCTCATCCTTAGTATCCAAAGGTATCCAGATTAGTCAAGTAGATAACCTAAATCTCTTTAAGTTTACTGATGAGCTACAGTCTCGTATGGAAGAACTTTTAGAGAAAAAAAAGGCTGACTTACTGACACCAGAAGAAGTAGCCGAATTAGCTGCAATATTAGAACTAGATAGAATTTTTACCTTGATCAACGCTAAAATTATCGCTCAGGCATGACAATCAATGACATCACTCGCCAGTTAGTGCGGCAACGAGCAAAATACCTGTGCGAATACTGCCACTCTTCAGAAAAAGCAAGTGCGACAAGGTTCACGCTCGATCATATAATACCGCAGTCGCTCGGTGGGTCAGATGAGTCCGATAATTTAGCATTAGCTTGCCAGCGTTGTAATGAACGACGCTATAACTTTACAGTTGCGACAGATCCACAGACTCAAGCAATCGTTCCTTTATTTAATCCACGTCAGCAACAGTGGTCAGAGCATTTTATTTGGACAGCAGATGCTTTGAATATTTTAGGGCAAACTCCAATAGGTCGAGCAACTTGCGATCGCCTTGACCTGAATGATGAACGCTATGATGAGGATGATTCCATTCGTACAGCTAGGCAGCTTTGGGTGCAAGGTGGTTGGCATCCGCCTATTGAAGATCCACGTCACAGATAGAAATTTTTTTTAATAACAAATCAGCCTAAGTTGGTTGCAGATATTGTGAGTTAGATTTGGGAGAAAATATTAGAAGATTAGAGTGCGATCGTTTCTCCTTCCTCTTTATATCAATTCACTCAGGCTGCTTGTGGTGAGTTGCCAAACCCGCGATAAAAGCCCCCACAACCATTCCACCCCACAAGCCGCTGCTGCTGCCTTGCATATAAGCTCCCGGCATCATCCAAGCTTGGCACGCCGTCTTGAATGCTGCGAATTCCAAGGTATTTTTTGTCATATTTTCGCAGCGTTGGTTATCAGCCAGTAACTTAATTTGTACCCCCATGTAAGCACCGAAACAACCCGATGCTAACGCCATAAAAGTACAAATTAACATCCGTTTTTTATTCATGGCTAACAGCTAATGGCTAATTATTTTTAATGGTTAATGATATCAAATCCGGTTTATTCCCCAGTCGCCGGAACCCCACCCCGCCACAGCCTGCGGCTCCGGCTCCCCTCCCCGCAAGCGGGGAGGGGCTGGGGGTGGGGTTCTTTTACGGATTAGCCATCAACCATCAACCCGTGTTCCGCATCCCGGCAGCAATCCCATTAATCGTTAACAGCGCCCCGCGTAGCAATTCGCCTTTACTGTAACGAGAATGGACGACACCAGAGGCTGCTTGCTTACCATGTTGACGCAGGCGTTTTAGCAGAGAGACTTGCAAGAAGCCCAGAGGGACAATCGTGCCGTTGCGTAACTGCACAGACCTTTGCAGGACTGGATCGCCATCCAACAGCCGTTTGTGACCCGCAATCATCAGGACTAAATCGCAAGTGAGGTGAAACTCGCTCTTGATTTGCTCAAACAAGGCTTCAAAGCGATCGCGATCTTCCGGTCGAGATAACTCCCGCACGTAGTGGTGAGCAATCTGCAAATCGACTTTCGACAACGTCATTTCTGCTTTAGAAATCGCCATCTTGAAGAAAGGCCACTTGAAATAGAAATAACGCAGCAGCTTCAGATTTTCCTCTGGTTCTTCATTCAAGAACTCTTGCAATGCCGTTCCGACGCCGTACCAACTCGGCAGCAGGAAGCGCGTTTGCGTCCAGCTAAAGACCCAAGGAATCGCCCGCAGACTTGCTAAATCCTTTTTACCGCCGCGACGGGCAGGACGAGAGCTGATTTGCAATTGACTGATTTCTTCGATGGGCGTCACCTGGTGGAAGAAATCGACTAAATCCGGTTGCTCGTAAATCAAGGCGCGATAGTGGGCACGCGATCGCGTCGCCAACTCTTCCATGATTTCGTTCCACGGCTGAATATCATCAAACCCGGTTCGGAGCAAGCTTGCCTGAATCACCGCGGTTGTTACGGCTTCTAGGTTGTACAGAGCTAATTCTGGCAACGAGTATTTAGAAGCCAGCACTTCCCCCTGTTCGGTAATTTTGATCCGCCCATTGATACTATGACCAGGTTGAGCCAGGATTGCTTCGTAGGCGGGACCGCCGCCGCGACCAACCGAACCGCCGCGCCCGTGGAAAATCCGTAAGGCGATGCCGTACTGTTCGGCGATTTTTTGTAGCACTTTCTGAGCTTTATGGATTTCCCAGTTACTGCTCAAGAAGCCGGAATCCTTGTTGCTGTCTGAGTAGCCCAGCATGACTTCTTGCAGGTTAAACGTGGGAGATTCCAAGTAGGCAAGTTGGTTTGAATCTTCAACCTTTACCGTTTGCGAACCTTCAACGTTTTCGTAGCCTCCGGCAAGACAAGCGCGATACAAAGGCAGTTCAAACAAATCTTGCATGACTGAAGGTGCCCGCTTCAGGTCTTCCACCGTTTCAAACAGCGGCACTACCATGATGCTGCTCTTTCCCGTGGAGGGGTCATACAGACCCGCTTCTTTTGCCAGCAGCAGCACTTCCAGAACGTCGCTGGCTTCCCGGTTCATGCTGATGATGTAAGTTTGGCAGACTTGAGCGCCAAACTCTAGCTGGAGCTGCCGCAGCATTCGGAAGGTTTCAACCGTTTCGCAAGTTTTTTCAGAAAATGGCAATTCTGCTGGGATTAGGGGGCGCTTGGTTTGCAGTTCTGTTGCCAGCCACAGCGCTCGCTCAGCTTCCGATAGCTCATTGTATGGCTTGGGCAGAATTTGCAGGTATTGGGTAATTTCGTTGAAGGTGTCGGAATGGCGGGTGCTTTCCTGGCGAATATCTAAGTGCGCCAAGTTGAAGCCATAGACTTCCGCCTGACAAATTAAATTTTCCAGATCCCGGCATGATAAACCCGTCTCAATCAGATTCCGGTGAATCAGCCGCAGTTCTGCCAGAAACTCTTCTCCAGAGCGGTAAACGACGTGAGACTGGCTATCGGAGATTTGCCGATGCAAGTTTTCGCCATCCGAGAGTCGCCGGTTGCGATCGCTCGTATTTTGCAGACGCTGCTGAATGTATGCCAGCTTCAGGCGGTAAGGCTCTTGTCGGTATCGAATTGCCAGCTGCTCGTATACCTCTGGCATTTGCGACCGATCCTGCTCCAACGAGTCCAGCAAATCTGGCAAGACATCGCTCCAGTGCAACGACAAGCTGAGCTGATTCGTCAGTTGCCGCAACGATTGGATATATTTCTCCAGCACTAAACCGCGCTGATAGCAAGCGGTTTGCCAGGTTACTTTCGGTGTGACTGAGGGGTTTCCATCCCGATCTGCCCCCACCCAAGAACCGAACTGGCAGAAGTTATTTACAGGGGGAGTGATTCCCGGAAAAGAAGCTTTTAAGGCGCGTTTTAGGCGTTGATGAAGCTGGGGAATCGTATCAAACAACACTTCTTGGAAGTAGTGGAGGGTGTAATCCACTTCATCCAACACGGTTGGTTTAAATTGATGCAATTCGTCGGTGCGCCACCAGAGGCGAATTTCTTCGGTTAATTGTTCGATGAAAGCCTCAGCTTCCCAAGAAGTTGTCAAACCGAGGGATCTAAATTCTTCTTCTGCCTGGTCTAGCTGTTGCAGAATTTTTGCAATCCGTTGCTGTTTCCCCCGAATCGTATGGCGAACAATTTCCGTGGGGTGAGCGGTAAAAACTAGCCGCACATCCAGATTGTCAATCAACCGCTGGATTTGCTGCGGAGGCACATTCATCTGGCGCAAATGGGGAAACAATCCGTGGAATGTCCCGGCATTTCGTTTGGCTGTGCTGTCGTGTTGCCAGCTTTTTTCGAGCAAATCCGCGCCAGGCCCGCCGTTTTGGTTTTCTTCCTCCATTTCTGGCGACAACACAATGGCGGAGTCCCCATCTCCTTGCGGACTGGGGAGGTTACGCGGTGCTGCCTCACTAGCCGGAGCGTTGTAGGTAGCACGTCGGGAAAGCTGCTGATCTCGCTGTTCGTAGTGCTGTTCGACGATGTTAATCAGCTGAAAGTAGAGAGCAAAGGCACGCGAGGCTCGAATCGCGGCGTTGAGGTCAAGCTTTTCGATCAGCTGAGGCACTGATTCTGGCAATTCTGTTGCCTGTCCTTCTGGCGAACACCTCGATCGGAGTTGATTTAGCAGATCGACCAGTTCCTGACCGCATTCCTGCTGGAGAACAGAACCCCATAAGTCCTCCACAACTTTGAGGCGATGACGTAAAAATAGAGCAGAAGTAGATGTTACCGTCAATTGCTGATCCGTCGATTGCAGTAGGAAACTCATAGAGTCTATTCTCTCTGAAGAAGAATAATCACCTAATTTTAGGATTTATCGTCCCAGCAAGTGGTTTACAGCGAACACCAACTGGGTTTTCTGGCAAAAGGGAGGAGCGATCGCATCCTACTGGGTAGGGGAAGGGGAGGCTATTTTTGCTCCCCCTCCTCTACTCTTCCTGATTCCCCACTTCCGCTGATGGGGTTTCTGAGTTGGGTACGTGGAGAACCGGCAAGCGATCGCCTCGAAACACTTCCTCGCTACTTTGCCCAATGGCGCATAGCAATTCGCTGACTGCTTTGAGACCTAAAACACCGAGTAGCATCGGCACCGTGGCTAAACTCAACCAGATTTCGGGACTTGCAGACGAACTTGCATCTTCGGCAGTTGACGGTTGCTTTTTGTTAGGAAGAGTTTGCATGGGAGGAAGTCTAGATGACAACTAAATTTTTTGTAGAAAAACAAATAAAAGCGGTCAGATTTTTAGATAACGCAGGGGGCGCTTATCTCTACTAGTTTATTAGTCTGAATAATACAGCGATAACCTCCGAGGGCATAGCTAGGAATAAAACAGACTCCTCAGCGCTGCTGTCTTAAGCAGGAGGCGTCCGGTAAATACTTATCTCAGGGGGGCAATAATTCCGTAGCACCAATGTCAGTCTTGTGTAAGACTACTCAGAATCTAGAAGCAATTGTACAAAGCTTCGGGACGTTTGGAGCGGTTAACACTTGCTGAAGTATGAAGTATGAAGTATTAAGTATGAAGTGTGAAGTGTGAAGTATATCCTGAAATTTTGGTGCTAAACCAATTTTTCATCCTTCGTGACAACCTTTAAGCGCGACTTCCGATCGCAACGGGTGCGCCCTCCGGGCTACAGCGTTCATACTTCATCCTTGTTTTTATCTGTTGCAAGTCCAGGGTACTTTCATTGTGATGTTGGATGCCGATCCGATCGCCTATTCAGAGGGTCAAGCCTCCCTCGCCCAGTGGGTTTCCCGCGCTATCGGTCTTCCGGAAGTGCGCCTACGATTTCGCTTACGAGGGAATAACCTGCATATTCTTTGTGAAGGCTCCGAATGTCCGCCAGCCGGACCCGTTGTAAGCCGATTTGTCAAGGCAGTGAAGGGAGAGGAAGGGGTTACTGGGTTCCCCCCGCAAGAAGCTCCAATTTCCCTCGTGATTCTCTACGGTCGGAAACTGGGCATCCAGCGTCCAGACTGGATCAAGCAAATTCACCTAGAGCGGTTAGAACCGCAGCAGGTGTCAGAAACCCCTAGCGTGGATTCTGCTGCGAGTTCGGCGACGGATGGGGGGGGAATGAACTCTGAGCCAGGAGCGAGCGAGGCTTCCGGACTGACTGCTTCCAGCCGCAGCCTCGCTCGCTCCGGTAAACCCGAGGCGATCGCGCGTTATCTGGGCGAAACTCTCAGTCCAATGGGAGTCGGCGTCAAGGTAGTGATTCAGACGCTGCCGAGGGAGCCGGGGAACCGAGGTGCTGAAGGACAGCCAGAATTGCCTACTTCTGCACCGGCTGTTTCCCGTCGTCTTTGGGTACTTTGCGATTCCAACTACAGCACCGATGAGTCGCTGATGGCCCAGCCAGTAGCGACTCAGTTGCTTTCTTTGAAGCTGGAAGGGTTTCGGGATGCCATAATTTGTAGCCAGGTTCGAGGAGAAGCGGCTCCCGATTGGCGGCTGCGGGTGGATCTGACCCCTCCGGAAGAAATGCTCAAGGATTGGGCGCGGTGGGGAGATATCCAAGCGATCGCCCACTTGCTCAATCAAGTGTTGAACGAGCAGCAGATGCAAATCTCCGCAGTTCAGAAAGATTCAACGCTGCATTTATTTTGTAGCCAGAAGCCCCTCAAACAGCTAAGAGCAGCGGTTGATACTGAACTCGCAACCAGGGATGCGGCTGAGATAGCGATCGCTGCACCCGATCGAAAAACCGCAACGAGTGCGATCGCACCTGTTTTAGCGTCTCTCACACCCCAAGGCATCCACGCCGCCACCGTTTACGGCGTCGAAACCCACGGGATTACCCCAGTCCCGGAACAAGAAACACCCATCTGGATTGAATGGCTGAATTTACCCGCATCTAGTTATCCCGCTTTAGCCGAATCCACTCTGGAATTGGCGCAACGAGGCGATCTGAACGCGATTCAGTTCTTATTACAACGCTTACTCAATCCTGACCTAGACGAGCGATTAACCACGGGTGGCATTCGCTTATCCCTGCGCCGCAAACAAGATTTGTTGCACATCATGAGCGAGGCACTCTCTAGTCCGCAGCAATCGTCTGTCGGACCCCCTGTTGCCAAGTTTCTGCGCGGGTTAGGGATTCCCGGAATTAAAGGGGTGCGAATCTATGGGCGTCGCGCCGGTTACTCCGCCCCCTTATGGCAGATGGGCGTTGACTTTACCCCTCGCAAACGGCTGGTACCAGAAGCCACCCCAGAATTTGCCGCCA
The genomic region above belongs to Coleofasciculus sp. FACHB-1120 and contains:
- a CDS encoding HEAT repeat domain-containing protein, producing MAEIRNRNTVRVNEAGKQKLIEAKAAKHIYRNYKKSIWTYLDIAEASGVGEKTVKRFFAGQSVDCDNAIAIALSLNLELAELIDPKSDPPPPPPENPIGWRDICHKMLEEQLRRYQFRRQATGTGLGHEVGIYVPLGLVKPTTQPRRGEEFCPSPDEGSSQYQLNEKEIEKRFEADAFLREVIEAGEGKTIAIIGEPGAGKSTWLEQIARHLKDSENVSRLPICIQLGSLDGKTLEEYLLQVWLKEALSLQGMVVSAQMQTELMQLFNSHQVWLLLDGVDEIRADTSTGGNSPLQGIVNQLRGWVAQAQTLLTCRLNVWQANDRVVPNCDVYRTLDFEEPQVGEFIGEWFARAGKPQLGKQLREKLGESGQERIRDLIRNPLRLALLCQTWAVKQGELPKTKATLYQRFREDFYEWKKNEFPISWQQRQELNAALGRLAVAAIEKQTPLRESLAYQVMGESLFELAQRIGWLNLVYRDGETDEPVYAFYHLTFQEYFAALAIDDWHFFLTHDNDNPQPLPGNIYRIFEPQWKEVILLWLGRDKREVADEQKEGFIQGLLGFEDGCAEVFHRHRYKGFYEFRAYFLASDGVAEFQDCIKVNEIVEQIVKWGFGFFNIDKQEWQTYLEAIAVGARASLLQTNYDIAVNKLIDLLETTENDNTRKSAAETLGKIDPGNEQAIATLVRIMEATNKDICRSAAESLGQIGTGNEQAITALVSILETTYEDDSIHIYSFDILEKIGTGNEQAIAALVKIVETNKITKIRWRAAETLGQIGTGNEQAIATLARIVETTEDDYTRWNTASSLGQLDPGNEQAIAALVKILETTEDDLNRCFAASSLGEIGIGNEQAITALVRILESTEDKHISMIAADSLGIIDPGNGQAIAALLRILETTEDNFTRRRAADSLGKIGIGNQQAIAALVRILEPTENDFMRWRAAYSLGKIGTGNQQAIAALVRILETTEDGDTRSIAASSLGEIVTGDRGVIAALVRILETTENKDTCGRAADSLGKIVENDQMPSVVSALQHYLTDEVYERNFDLFENCHKIIWQCAQTLPYPTFYQAWHHLPITPHPEVAETTEVGFTPLTQCHNLAVFPELLHAAINKDPQMWDKVQPICIDSSKFENPDNPASEIYAEMVMQGCPERQNGEPETMQALKVYCQLKCQEVFLIFYEDTSGEPPKGFSQTFLTSLSKFHNARRICVVSKQPCNLQAFSLSHPNLVADIVSWIREKMMEE
- a CDS encoding HNH endonuclease; this translates as MTINDITRQLVRQRAKYLCEYCHSSEKASATRFTLDHIIPQSLGGSDESDNLALACQRCNERRYNFTVATDPQTQAIVPLFNPRQQQWSEHFIWTADALNILGQTPIGRATCDRLDLNDERYDEDDSIRTARQLWVQGGWHPPIEDPRHR
- the ppc gene encoding phosphoenolpyruvate carboxylase, translating into MSFLLQSTDQQLTVTSTSALFLRHRLKVVEDLWGSVLQQECGQELVDLLNQLRSRCSPEGQATELPESVPQLIEKLDLNAAIRASRAFALYFQLINIVEQHYEQRDQQLSRRATYNAPASEAAPRNLPSPQGDGDSAIVLSPEMEEENQNGGPGADLLEKSWQHDSTAKRNAGTFHGLFPHLRQMNVPPQQIQRLIDNLDVRLVFTAHPTEIVRHTIRGKQQRIAKILQQLDQAEEEFRSLGLTTSWEAEAFIEQLTEEIRLWWRTDELHQFKPTVLDEVDYTLHYFQEVLFDTIPQLHQRLKRALKASFPGITPPVNNFCQFGSWVGADRDGNPSVTPKVTWQTACYQRGLVLEKYIQSLRQLTNQLSLSLHWSDVLPDLLDSLEQDRSQMPEVYEQLAIRYRQEPYRLKLAYIQQRLQNTSDRNRRLSDGENLHRQISDSQSHVVYRSGEEFLAELRLIHRNLIETGLSCRDLENLICQAEVYGFNLAHLDIRQESTRHSDTFNEITQYLQILPKPYNELSEAERALWLATELQTKRPLIPAELPFSEKTCETVETFRMLRQLQLEFGAQVCQTYIISMNREASDVLEVLLLAKEAGLYDPSTGKSSIMVVPLFETVEDLKRAPSVMQDLFELPLYRACLAGGYENVEGSQTVKVEDSNQLAYLESPTFNLQEVMLGYSDSNKDSGFLSSNWEIHKAQKVLQKIAEQYGIALRIFHGRGGSVGRGGGPAYEAILAQPGHSINGRIKITEQGEVLASKYSLPELALYNLEAVTTAVIQASLLRTGFDDIQPWNEIMEELATRSRAHYRALIYEQPDLVDFFHQVTPIEEISQLQISSRPARRGGKKDLASLRAIPWVFSWTQTRFLLPSWYGVGTALQEFLNEEPEENLKLLRYFYFKWPFFKMAISKAEMTLSKVDLQIAHHYVRELSRPEDRDRFEALFEQIKSEFHLTCDLVLMIAGHKRLLDGDPVLQRSVQLRNGTIVPLGFLQVSLLKRLRQHGKQAASGVVHSRYSKGELLRGALLTINGIAAGMRNTG